From the Amycolatopsis thermoflava N1165 genome, one window contains:
- a CDS encoding hydrogenase maturation protein, translating to MRILLLCSAFNGLSQRAWTTLRARGHHVTVHVVHDPDTIPGAAAAAEPDLIVCPFLRRRVPDAVWRAYRTIIIHPGPPGDRGPSSLDWAIMDGERQWGVTALQATGDLDAGPVWGSRSFPMPAEPPRKSTLYNAEVADAAVDLIAEVVTKAGDPGFAPQDHDQAGRSRPPVRQPDRGFSWDDETGHVLRRIRAADGRPGVHTTLAGVPVAVFDAHPGTATPGEPGTIAARRHGAVLVRTGDGAVWVGHARRLSPGPPVKLPAATVLGRVLAGVPEVLEPLAAEQPPGPREIAYRRLDDVGLLRFDFYNGAMSTAQCRRLTAAVRYAAAQDTRVLVLAGGEVFANGIHLGLIEAHPNPAAEAWRNITAINDLCREIITCTGQVVVSALAGGAGAGGVMLALGADVVLARDGIVLNPHYETMGLYGSEYWTYVLPRRVGEAQSRLLTSRCEPVSAGEAAALGMVDEVLPADRERFPGAVLERAAELAAGSDALLQRKRADREADEQRRPLETYRVRELAEMSHDIFEDRHGFAAARRAFLHPAAPAPAARRPALLSGG from the coding sequence GTGCGAATTCTCCTTCTGTGCTCGGCCTTCAACGGCCTGAGCCAGCGAGCGTGGACCACGCTCCGGGCCCGCGGTCACCACGTCACCGTGCACGTGGTGCACGACCCGGACACCATCCCCGGCGCGGCCGCGGCCGCCGAGCCGGACCTCATCGTCTGCCCGTTCCTGCGCCGGCGGGTGCCCGACGCGGTGTGGCGCGCCTACCGCACGATCATCATCCACCCCGGTCCCCCCGGCGACCGGGGCCCGTCGTCGCTGGACTGGGCGATCATGGACGGGGAGCGCCAGTGGGGCGTCACGGCCCTGCAGGCGACCGGGGACCTGGACGCCGGCCCGGTCTGGGGATCGCGGTCCTTCCCCATGCCCGCCGAGCCGCCACGCAAGAGCACCCTCTACAACGCCGAGGTCGCCGACGCCGCCGTGGACCTGATCGCCGAGGTGGTGACCAAGGCCGGCGACCCGGGGTTCGCGCCGCAGGACCACGACCAGGCCGGGCGGTCGCGGCCGCCCGTGCGCCAGCCGGACCGCGGTTTCTCCTGGGACGACGAGACCGGGCACGTCCTGCGCCGCATCCGCGCCGCGGACGGCCGCCCCGGCGTGCACACCACGCTGGCCGGCGTGCCGGTCGCGGTGTTCGACGCCCACCCCGGCACGGCCACGCCCGGCGAACCGGGGACGATCGCGGCGCGGCGCCACGGGGCGGTGCTCGTCCGCACCGGCGACGGCGCGGTGTGGGTGGGGCACGCCCGGCGCCTGTCTCCCGGCCCGCCGGTGAAACTGCCCGCCGCCACGGTTCTCGGGCGCGTCCTCGCGGGGGTGCCCGAGGTGCTGGAACCGTTGGCGGCCGAGCAGCCGCCGGGCCCGCGGGAGATCGCCTACCGGCGGCTGGACGACGTGGGCCTGCTGCGGTTCGACTTCTACAACGGCGCGATGTCCACCGCGCAGTGCCGACGGCTCACCGCGGCCGTGCGGTACGCCGCCGCCCAGGACACCCGGGTCCTGGTGCTGGCCGGCGGCGAGGTGTTCGCCAACGGCATCCACCTCGGCCTGATCGAGGCGCACCCGAACCCGGCGGCGGAGGCGTGGCGCAACATCACCGCGATCAACGACCTGTGCCGGGAGATCATCACCTGCACCGGGCAGGTCGTGGTGTCCGCGCTCGCCGGGGGCGCCGGCGCGGGTGGCGTGATGCTGGCGCTCGGCGCCGACGTCGTCCTCGCCCGGGACGGGATCGTGCTCAACCCGCATTACGAGACGATGGGCCTCTACGGCTCGGAGTACTGGACGTATGTGCTGCCGCGCCGGGTCGGCGAGGCGCAGTCGCGGCTGCTGACCAGCCGGTGCGAGCCGGTCAGCGCGGGCGAGGCGGCCGCGCTCGGCATGGTCGACGAGGTCCTGCCGGCCGACCGGGAACGCTTCCCCGGCGCGGTGCTGGAGCGCGCCGCCGAACTGGCCGCCGGGTCGGATGCGCTCCTGCAGCGCAAGCGCGCCGACCGGGAGGCCGACGAGCAGCGCCGGCCACTGGAGACCTACCGGGTGCGGGAACTCGCGGAGATGAGCCACGACATCTTCGAGGACCGGCACGGCTTCGCCGCGGCCAGACGCGCCTTCCTCCACCCGGCGGCCCCCGCACCGGCGGCCCGCCGCCCGGCGCTGCTCAGCGGCGGATGA
- a CDS encoding flavin reductase family protein, with protein sequence MRTLFLPPLSVDQAERRRALRNAFARFPSGVTALCALGREGPVGMAASSFTSVSLEPALVSVCVGRGSTTWPRLAAAGRVGISVLGGEHAELSAALAARGVDRFADATWEASPEGAVFLAGAPLWLDCRVHRTVPAGDHDIVLFEVLGARTDDRFGPLIFHLSAVRALETR encoded by the coding sequence GTGAGAACACTCTTCCTTCCCCCGTTGTCCGTGGACCAGGCCGAGCGCAGGCGCGCGCTGCGGAACGCGTTCGCCCGGTTCCCGAGCGGCGTCACCGCACTGTGCGCGCTCGGGCGAGAGGGGCCCGTGGGCATGGCCGCCAGCTCGTTCACCTCGGTGTCGCTGGAACCCGCCCTGGTGTCGGTCTGCGTCGGACGCGGCTCCACCACGTGGCCGCGGCTGGCCGCCGCCGGACGGGTCGGCATCAGCGTGCTCGGTGGCGAGCACGCCGAGCTCAGCGCCGCCCTCGCCGCCCGCGGCGTCGACCGTTTCGCCGACGCCACCTGGGAGGCGTCGCCCGAGGGTGCGGTGTTCCTCGCCGGCGCCCCGCTGTGGCTGGACTGCCGGGTCCACCGGACCGTGCCCGCCGGGGATCACGACATCGTCCTGTTCGAGGTGCTGGGCGCGCGCACCGACGACAGGTTCGGCCCGCTGATCTTCCACCTGAGCGCGGTGCGCGCGCTGGAGACCCGATGA
- a CDS encoding Crp/Fnr family transcriptional regulator, which translates to MNRDCAPIPPAALQAWSKSFLAGQDPEIRDALLSDSRVVTYSAGTVICRGNSDYRVTLVHKGRIRAKVTSWDGREVTTRYATAGHFTALPAMLTDGAPSSLEAVTMCEVSVLNPSTFRRLMRTRAELAYQVAVYLAESTYETVAYLEDNLFNSVQQRLSRHLLEMATPTVNGLLVQTDQTDLAHTIGSVREVVARALKKLDDIGAIRRYRRQIWIEDPALLRSFASTDLRGRRLPEVRDS; encoded by the coding sequence ATGAACCGCGACTGCGCACCGATCCCGCCCGCGGCGCTCCAGGCGTGGTCGAAGAGCTTCCTGGCCGGACAGGATCCGGAGATCCGCGACGCCCTCCTCTCGGACAGCCGCGTGGTGACCTACTCGGCGGGCACCGTCATCTGCCGCGGGAACTCCGACTACCGGGTGACACTCGTCCACAAGGGACGGATTCGCGCGAAGGTGACGTCCTGGGACGGGCGGGAGGTCACCACGCGGTACGCGACGGCCGGGCACTTCACCGCCCTGCCCGCGATGCTCACCGACGGCGCGCCGTCGTCGCTGGAAGCGGTGACGATGTGCGAGGTCTCGGTGCTGAACCCGAGCACCTTCCGCCGCCTCATGCGGACCCGGGCCGAACTCGCCTACCAGGTCGCCGTGTACCTGGCGGAGTCCACCTACGAAACCGTGGCCTACCTCGAGGACAACCTGTTCAATTCCGTCCAGCAGCGGCTGAGCCGGCACCTGCTCGAGATGGCCACCCCCACCGTGAACGGGCTGCTGGTGCAGACGGACCAAACCGATCTCGCGCACACCATCGGATCGGTGCGCGAGGTCGTCGCCCGCGCGCTCAAGAAGCTGGACGACATCGGGGCGATCCGCCGTTACCGGCGGCAGATCTGGATCGAGGACCCGGCGCTGCTGAGGTCGTTCGCGTCGACGGACCTGCGGGGCCGTCGCCTGCCCGAAGTGAGGGACAGTTGA
- a CDS encoding CaiB/BaiF CoA transferase family protein translates to MSEASVTTGQHFLSGVRVLDITGALAGPYCTTILSDLGAEVIKVEPVDGDSLRRRLVGPEQRPLPFDLIHRDKRSFAVDIKTERGQNLVRALARRSDVLVENFRVGALARQGLSYEDLKDDCPDLVYCSISGFGQYGPMRSAKGIDLVAQAYGGLLSVTGSTSGELAKAGYPIGDLGTGMWGAIGVLAALHRVRAGLGGSHIDVSLADTIAGWSLWEVADFAGTGEPPGPLGTAHRLTAPYEAFTCGDDAMLVIGVTERSWRDFCAVLDLDLSGDERFHGEYNRFVHREQLAGLLQARFRTAPRDHWIERLREAGVPCGPVHTVPEMLDDAQYAAREMFPSDVERFGHRRVVNTPLIADGAPRARRRAPGIGQDTVDLLTELGIGDHEVRALVRDGVVAAAPAPDAQAG, encoded by the coding sequence ATGTCTGAGGCGAGCGTGACGACGGGGCAGCACTTCCTCAGCGGCGTGCGGGTCCTCGACATCACCGGCGCACTGGCCGGCCCGTACTGCACCACCATCCTGTCCGACCTCGGCGCCGAGGTCATCAAGGTCGAGCCCGTGGACGGGGACTCGCTCCGGCGGCGTCTGGTCGGGCCGGAACAGCGCCCGCTGCCGTTCGACCTGATCCACCGCGACAAGCGCAGCTTCGCCGTCGACATCAAGACCGAGCGCGGGCAGAACCTGGTCCGGGCTCTGGCGCGCCGGTCGGACGTGCTGGTGGAGAACTTCCGGGTCGGCGCGCTCGCGCGGCAGGGACTGTCCTACGAGGACCTGAAGGACGACTGCCCGGACCTCGTGTACTGCTCGATCTCCGGCTTCGGCCAGTACGGGCCGATGCGGAGCGCGAAAGGCATCGACCTCGTCGCCCAGGCCTACGGCGGTCTCCTCAGCGTCACCGGAAGCACGAGTGGGGAGCTGGCGAAAGCGGGCTACCCCATCGGCGACCTCGGCACCGGAATGTGGGGCGCCATCGGCGTGCTGGCGGCGCTGCACCGCGTCCGCGCGGGGCTCGGCGGCTCCCACATCGACGTGTCCCTCGCGGACACGATCGCCGGATGGTCGTTGTGGGAGGTCGCCGATTTCGCCGGGACGGGCGAGCCACCGGGCCCACTGGGCACCGCGCACCGGCTCACCGCCCCGTACGAGGCGTTCACCTGCGGCGACGACGCGATGCTCGTGATCGGCGTGACCGAGCGCTCGTGGCGTGACTTCTGCGCGGTACTCGACCTCGATCTCTCCGGCGACGAGCGCTTCCACGGCGAGTACAACCGCTTCGTCCACCGCGAGCAGCTCGCCGGGCTGCTCCAGGCCCGGTTCCGGACGGCGCCGAGGGACCACTGGATCGAGCGGCTCCGCGAAGCGGGCGTCCCGTGCGGACCGGTCCACACGGTCCCCGAGATGCTGGACGATGCCCAGTACGCGGCCCGCGAGATGTTCCCCAGCGACGTCGAGCGGTTCGGGCACCGCCGCGTGGTGAACACGCCGCTCATCGCCGACGGCGCACCCCGCGCGCGGCGGAGAGCACCCGGGATCGGGCAGGACACGGTCGACCTGCTGACCGAGCTGGGCATCGGCGACCACGAGGTCCGGGCCCTCGTGCGAGACGGCGTGGTCGCCGCGGCGCCTGCCCCGGACGCGCAGGCCGGCTGA
- a CDS encoding SulP family inorganic anion transporter, translating into MAVVIAVAPPACEHGLGHPVATVILGGIFQIVPGSLGVARLMRFVPGSAMVGFVNALAILLFLAQVPGLIDLRDDRPDDDQRAGRGRAPGPTFLAGVLLMVLCLARPPVRRTRRQPVNDVIPGATTLLP; encoded by the coding sequence ATGGCCGTGGTCATCGCGGTCGCCCCACCGGCCTGTGAGCACGGGCTGGGGCACCCGGTCGCGACGGTGATCCTGGGCGGGATCTTCCAGATCGTGCCCGGCTCGCTCGGGGTGGCCCGGCTGATGCGGTTCGTGCCGGGCAGCGCGATGGTCGGCTTCGTCAACGCGCTGGCCATCCTCCTCTTCCTGGCGCAGGTGCCCGGGCTGATCGACCTGCGCGATGATCGGCCAGACGATGATCAACGTGCGGGCCGGGGGCGCGCACCCGGCCCGACATTCCTGGCCGGGGTGTTGCTGATGGTCCTGTGCCTTGCACGCCCGCCTGTACGGCGAACTCGCCGGCAGCCAGTGAACGACGTCATCCCGGGGGCCACTACTCTCCTCCCGTGA
- a CDS encoding NAD(P)-dependent oxidoreductase, which yields MHRHGMTTKTDAVTVLGLGEMGSAIARVFLERGYHTTIWNRTASKAAPLVEAGATAAPTAAEAVAASPLVVVCLLDGAAVDGVLSSIADTAQGKVLVNVTSGSPGQARANDRWAHEHGARYVDGKIMGDPPYVGTPNARFLFSGTAFAEHEEALRELGAVSYHGEEPGAAAVEFLAHVAMGYELLLGFLHTLKLVQAEGADVAGFAERFAASLTAYQPLLTSIAKAVENREYPPDLGPLDVQVALMDDLIGHRESAGVEAVRMRETKELMTRRIAEGHGGQGFSSVFELLS from the coding sequence TTGCATCGTCACGGCATGACGACGAAAACCGATGCGGTGACCGTGCTCGGCCTCGGCGAGATGGGCTCGGCGATCGCCAGGGTGTTCCTGGAGCGCGGGTACCACACGACGATCTGGAACCGCACCGCGAGCAAGGCGGCGCCTCTGGTCGAGGCCGGAGCCACCGCGGCCCCGACAGCAGCGGAAGCCGTCGCGGCGAGCCCGCTCGTGGTGGTGTGCCTGCTCGACGGCGCCGCGGTGGACGGCGTGCTGTCGTCCATTGCGGACACCGCCCAGGGCAAAGTGCTGGTCAACGTCACGAGCGGCTCGCCGGGCCAGGCCCGGGCGAACGACCGGTGGGCACACGAGCACGGCGCCCGCTACGTCGACGGCAAGATCATGGGCGACCCGCCGTACGTGGGCACCCCGAACGCCCGGTTCCTCTTCAGCGGCACCGCGTTCGCCGAGCACGAGGAGGCGCTGCGCGAGCTGGGGGCAGTCAGCTACCACGGCGAGGAACCCGGCGCGGCGGCCGTGGAGTTCCTGGCCCACGTCGCCATGGGGTACGAACTGCTCCTCGGCTTCCTGCACACCCTCAAGCTCGTGCAGGCGGAAGGCGCCGACGTGGCCGGGTTCGCCGAGCGCTTCGCCGCTTCGCTGACCGCCTACCAGCCGCTGCTGACCTCGATCGCCAAGGCCGTCGAGAACCGCGAGTACCCGCCGGACCTGGGCCCGCTCGACGTCCAGGTCGCGTTGATGGACGACCTGATCGGCCACCGCGAGTCGGCCGGTGTGGAAGCCGTCCGCATGCGGGAGACCAAGGAGCTGATGACGCGCCGGATCGCCGAAGGTCACGGTGGTCAGGGCTTCTCGAGCGTGTTCGAGCTGTTGAGCTAG
- a CDS encoding 3,4-dihydroxy-2-butanone-4-phosphate synthase: MSTALRALALGRPIVVVTAGGPGPRAELVLAAERATAHAVAFLVRHGAGFLRVALSDDDADRLDLPVMYPPGSRGAPERDCVAVDAAHGTTTGISAADRARTISLLAAPTSTPRDFTRPGHVIPVRAAADPTGGTLPAALALASRAGLRPVVASCALVSSSDPVLLAGPREAREFAARTGLAVVHAAGPLRGADVLATASLRT, from the coding sequence ATGAGCACCGCCCTGCGCGCGCTGGCGCTCGGCCGCCCGATCGTCGTGGTCACCGCCGGCGGTCCCGGACCGCGTGCCGAGCTGGTGCTCGCTGCCGAGCGTGCCACCGCCCACGCGGTGGCCTTCCTCGTTCGCCACGGCGCGGGCTTCCTCCGCGTGGCGCTCAGCGACGACGACGCCGACCGGCTCGACCTGCCCGTGATGTACCCGCCCGGCAGCCGGGGCGCCCCGGAACGCGACTGCGTCGCCGTGGACGCCGCGCACGGGACGACGACGGGTATCTCCGCGGCCGACCGGGCCCGCACGATCAGCCTGCTGGCCGCGCCCACGAGCACGCCCCGCGACTTCACCCGCCCGGGGCACGTCATCCCCGTGCGGGCTGCCGCGGACCCGACCGGCGGCACGCTCCCCGCGGCCCTCGCGCTGGCCTCGCGAGCCGGACTGCGCCCTGTCGTCGCGAGCTGCGCGCTCGTCAGCTCCAGTGACCCCGTCCTGCTCGCCGGTCCGCGGGAAGCCCGCGAGTTCGCCGCCCGCACCGGCCTGGCCGTCGTCCACGCCGCCGGCCCGCTCCGCGGCGCGGACGTGCTGGCCACCGCGTCGCTGCGGACGTGA
- a CDS encoding alpha/beta hydrolase, with protein MSQYRMDEELVQSIAALPAVDRTDVAEARRIVSSRYAGTGSVEGVSVHECSCTAADGHVIALRVYRPSRRTSSGAIYHVHGGGFILGDPDMSHLRNAELARETGAVVVAVAYRLAPEWPFPTPLDDVYSGLLWLREHTGELGIDPSQIVLHGVSAGGALAAAAALLARDRNGPPVRFQFLKSPALDDRLRTASSRRFTDTPALTRRDAELSWSAYLGRAAGAVSPYAAPARATDLTNLPPAYVSVAEFDPLRDEGIDFARSLLAAGVPVELHLFPGTYHGSGAVREAAVSRRELSEEVAVLRTVLERPGQPAAPRDDEGNRAHV; from the coding sequence TTGAGCCAGTACCGGATGGACGAGGAGCTGGTGCAGTCGATCGCCGCCCTGCCCGCGGTCGACCGCACCGACGTCGCGGAAGCCCGCCGGATCGTGTCGAGCCGGTACGCCGGGACCGGCTCGGTCGAGGGCGTGAGTGTGCACGAATGCTCCTGCACCGCCGCGGACGGGCACGTCATCGCGCTCCGCGTGTACCGGCCGTCCCGCCGCACGAGCAGTGGCGCGATCTACCACGTCCACGGCGGCGGATTCATCCTGGGTGATCCGGACATGAGTCACCTCCGGAACGCCGAACTCGCACGGGAAACCGGTGCGGTCGTCGTCGCCGTGGCCTACCGGCTGGCCCCGGAGTGGCCCTTCCCGACACCGTTGGACGATGTCTACAGTGGACTGCTCTGGCTGCGCGAACACACCGGCGAGCTGGGGATCGATCCCTCCCAGATCGTCCTGCACGGGGTGAGCGCGGGCGGCGCGCTCGCGGCCGCGGCCGCCCTGCTGGCCCGCGACCGGAACGGGCCACCGGTCCGCTTCCAGTTCCTCAAATCACCGGCGCTGGACGACCGGCTCCGGACGGCGAGCAGCAGGCGGTTCACCGACACGCCCGCGCTCACCCGCCGGGACGCCGAGCTTAGCTGGTCCGCCTACCTCGGCCGAGCGGCCGGCGCGGTGTCGCCCTACGCCGCGCCCGCCCGCGCCACGGACCTGACGAACCTGCCCCCGGCGTACGTCTCCGTCGCCGAGTTCGATCCGTTGCGCGACGAAGGAATCGACTTCGCGCGATCACTGCTGGCGGCCGGGGTGCCCGTCGAACTGCACCTGTTCCCCGGCACCTACCACGGCTCCGGGGCGGTACGGGAAGCGGCGGTGAGCCGGCGCGAGCTGTCCGAGGAGGTAGCGGTGCTGCGCACGGTCCTGGAACGGCCTGGACAACCAGCCGCACCGCGAGACGACGAGGGGAACCGGGCACATGTCTGA
- a CDS encoding alpha/beta fold hydrolase, whose amino-acid sequence MNAGRSVDTDDGVRLHVTDTGNGVPVLFLHEYAGDHRSWSRQVADLQDGHRCITYAARGYPPSDVPGSPSAYSWQRAVDDALTVLDALEVEAAHVVGLSMGGYTAVQLALRHPGRVRSVMAVSVGSGSDPATRPAYLAETRIVAEQLRSRGAGFVGRKFAEGPSRVQLKHHNEPAWHEFVEQFAEHSVEGLALTVLEIQGRRPSLHDLAGEFRRFPVPLLVVNGDEDEACLSTGLMLKRTAPACGMLVLPNSGHVPNLENPQQFNDIARGFFRSVDSGRWPQRDPRSRLTSQFGLDQLESGEPVRVE is encoded by the coding sequence ATGAACGCGGGCCGTTCCGTCGACACCGATGACGGTGTCCGGCTGCACGTGACCGACACCGGGAACGGCGTTCCGGTGCTCTTCCTCCACGAGTACGCGGGCGACCACCGGAGCTGGTCGCGGCAGGTGGCCGATCTCCAGGACGGCCACCGGTGCATCACCTACGCGGCGCGCGGCTACCCGCCCTCCGACGTCCCGGGAAGCCCGTCGGCCTACTCGTGGCAACGGGCCGTCGACGACGCCCTGACGGTGCTCGACGCGCTGGAGGTCGAGGCCGCCCACGTGGTGGGACTGTCCATGGGCGGCTACACCGCCGTCCAGCTCGCGCTGCGCCACCCCGGGCGGGTGCGCTCGGTCATGGCGGTCAGCGTCGGGTCCGGCTCCGACCCAGCCACCCGGCCGGCCTACCTCGCGGAGACCAGGATCGTCGCGGAGCAGCTCCGGTCGCGGGGAGCCGGGTTCGTCGGACGCAAGTTCGCCGAAGGCCCCAGCCGGGTGCAGCTCAAGCACCACAACGAGCCCGCGTGGCACGAGTTCGTCGAACAGTTCGCCGAACATTCCGTGGAAGGGCTGGCGCTCACCGTCCTCGAGATCCAGGGCCGCCGGCCGTCCCTGCACGACCTGGCCGGCGAGTTCCGGCGTTTCCCGGTCCCCCTCCTGGTCGTCAACGGTGACGAGGACGAGGCGTGCCTGTCCACCGGCTTGATGCTGAAGCGGACCGCGCCCGCGTGCGGCATGCTGGTGCTGCCCAACAGCGGGCACGTCCCCAACCTGGAGAACCCGCAGCAGTTCAACGACATCGCCCGCGGCTTCTTCCGGTCGGTCGACTCGGGCCGGTGGCCCCAACGGGACCCGCGGTCGCGCCTCACCTCGCAGTTCGGACTCGACCAGCTCGAGTCCGGGGAGCCGGTGAGAGTGGAATGA